AGCTTTTAATATTGAAATAATTGGACATACGTCATCAAGTGGATATACAAGTACAACTATTCCTAGAGATAATTGGGATGTTTCTGCTCTACGATCAATTTCTGTTGTTAAAGAATTAATAAAAAATAGAATTGACCCAAGTACTTTAAAAGTTGCGGCTTATTCTTCTTATCATCCAAAAAGTGAAATGGCTGTGGATAATAGAAGAGTTGAAATGCGTTTTTTTGCTGATAATGATCAATCTGATATTTTAAGTGAAGAAAGTTTTTTTGATAGATTGGAGTAACTATGGAATTAAATACAAATTTTGTTGATATAAATAATATTAAGTCAAGTCCGGTTAAAAACTACGAAAAATTAAATACTTCTAAGCTTGAAAATGAGGCTTTAAGAAAAGTAAGTGATGATTTTGAATCTTTTTTTATGCAACAGTTACTAGATATATCTTTAAAAAGTACGAAGGTAGCAGGAGAAGGAAGTGGTTCAGATATTATAAAAGGTATGTATACAGAAGCTATATCAAGGGAATCAAAAGGTACAATAGGTATAAGCGATATGCTTTATAATTTTTTGAGTGAAAGAAAAAAATAAGAAAGAGCTACCATGATTGAAACTATAATTAATGATATGACAAATTTAGTTAATAAAATGCAAGATTATATTAAACAAGATATTGAAGATATAAAAAATGCAAAACATGAAGAACTTTTAAATAGAAATGATGAAAAACAAGATATGATTGAAAAAATTGCTGCACATAAACAACAATTAAATCAAGAAATAGTTAATCAAATGCAAAATGGTGTTGATGTAAATATATATAGAAATAGTGTTGATAACTTAGAAAATGAATTAAGAAATTTATATGAATTAAATAGAAAACTTGCTTTAATCGTACAACCTATTCAACAAATGTATAAAGATATAGTTGATGATATTACAGAAAAAAATGGAGGAAATCTTTTCAATGTTAAGGCTTAAATGTCTTTTTTTTGTAATTGCTCTTTCAATTAATTTGTATTCAATTGAAGTCCTTGTTACTAATTCAAAGATTAACTATAAAGAAATAATTTCTGTAAAAAAACTTTCTTCAGGAAAAGTATTAAGTGTAAAAAAGTTTTGTATCCCTGCAACTATAAGTGATTTTGAAAATAATAAATATTATGCAACACGCTATTTACGAAAAGGTTCAATAATTTGTTTAAAAGATATTGAAAAGTATAGTAAAAATTCAATCTTATTTAATTTTGGTTCAATTCAAATTGAAAGAGATGGAGAATTAATTTTTGAAAATGATGAATATATTAAAATAAAAAAAAGAGATGGTAAAATTGAAAAAATTTATAAAGATGGAAGATTAAGATGAATATGCTCTCTTTTTTAGGTGAAACACCAACAATTGCCTTAAGAAATGCACAAGAAGAGTGTGGTGAAGAAGCAATTGTAATTTCAACAAAAAAGATATCAAGTGTAAGTGATGGAAATAAAGATATGTATGAGGTTGTTGTTGCTTTAGAAGATGAGCAAGAAGAGATAAAACATACTAAAAGAATAGTTTCTCAACCTACAATTAATGAACCAAGAGTTGAAGCAAAGTTTTATGATTTTAGAGAAGAAATTCTTAAAATGCAAGATGCAATTCTTCAGGTACAAAAGACACTTTGGGATCCAAAAAGTCAGCTATATGACTTAACTATACCTCCTGAATTTATTGATATATATACACTTTTTGAGCAAAATGGTTTTGATCAAGAAATGACGTATACAATTATGAAAAAAACTATTAAGCAACTTCCTGTAGCATTAAAGTCGAATCCAAAAAAAGTGAATGATTTTTTTAAATTAGTATTAAGACGAATAATTCCAATTAAACATGAAGTCCCACTAAGAAAACATCAAAGAAAAATTATTATGATGGTAGGTCCAACAGGAGTTGGAAAAACTACGACAATTGCAAAATTAGCAGCAAGATATGCGTATAAACTAGGACAAAACTATAAGGTTGGAATTGTTACATTAGATTCATTTAGAGTTGGGGCTATTGAGCAATTACAAGCTTATACAAATATTATGAGATTGCCCTTAGAAGTTGTAAAAAAACCAGAAGATTTAGTTGAAGCTCTTTTGAGATTAAAGGATTGTAATTATATTTTTATCGATACAGCAGGTTCAAGTCAATACGATGTAGATAAAATTGAACTGATAAATGAGTATCAAGAAAGAGTTGATGATTTACCAATAGAAAAAGTTCTAGTTTTACCTGCAAATGTTAAACACAGTGATTTAATTGATATCTATACAAATTATTCAAGATTGAATATTGATTATTTGACTTTTACAAAGCTTGATGAAACTAAAAGTTTTGGTAATCTAATTTCATTTGCCCATAAAACAAAAAAATCTATAACTTACTTTTCAATAGGACAAAATGTACCTGATGATTTAATTGTTTCAGATTCAAGTTTTTTAATTGACTGTTTTATGAATAATGCTTGTGCAAGGAGATAATTATTGTTTAACACAATTTCCTCTCAGGCAAGTAAATTAATAAATTTAACAAAAAAAACTCAAAATCTATCAAAAACAAAAATCATAACTATAACCTCGGGGAAAGGCGGTGTTGGTAAATCTACATTTACTGCAAATATATCCTATTTATTGTCTAGAAGAGGTTTTAAAATTGCTATAATTGATGCAGATATTGGACTTGCAAATATGCAAGTATTATTTGATATGAAACCTAAACAAACACTTTTTGATTATGTTGAAGGAAGAAGTACAATAAATGAAGTTATTACTGAAACTAAATTTGATAATATATCTTTAATTGCTGGAAAAAGTGGATATCAATATGCAAATATAAAGAATTCTCTAGTTTTAACACGAATTGTTGAAGATATTAAGGCTTTAAATAAATATGATTTAGTTTTAATTGATACTGGTGCAGGTTTAAATAATTATGTCCAAGAATTCTTATCCGTATCAAATAATGTTCTTGCTTTAACTACTACGGACCCTTCAGCTTTAACAGATGTTTATGCTTTAATGAAAATGCTTTCACATGATAAAGAAAAATTACTTTTATGTTTTAATCATACAAAAAACTATCAAATTGGAGAGACAATTGCTAATTCTTTAGTAAATTTGGCTAAAAAGAATAGGTTAAATTCAAATTTTATGGTAAAATATATAGGTAATGTTTCAACATCAGCGAATATTTCTACTACTTCAAGGCTAAGAAAAATATTTGCACATGAATTTGC
This genomic interval from Arcobacter sp. LA11 contains the following:
- the flhF gene encoding flagellar biosynthesis protein FlhF is translated as MNMLSFLGETPTIALRNAQEECGEEAIVISTKKISSVSDGNKDMYEVVVALEDEQEEIKHTKRIVSQPTINEPRVEAKFYDFREEILKMQDAILQVQKTLWDPKSQLYDLTIPPEFIDIYTLFEQNGFDQEMTYTIMKKTIKQLPVALKSNPKKVNDFFKLVLRRIIPIKHEVPLRKHQRKIIMMVGPTGVGKTTTIAKLAARYAYKLGQNYKVGIVTLDSFRVGAIEQLQAYTNIMRLPLEVVKKPEDLVEALLRLKDCNYIFIDTAGSSQYDVDKIELINEYQERVDDLPIEKVLVLPANVKHSDLIDIYTNYSRLNIDYLTFTKLDETKSFGNLISFAHKTKKSITYFSIGQNVPDDLIVSDSSFLIDCFMNNACARR
- a CDS encoding AAA family ATPase, which produces MFNTISSQASKLINLTKKTQNLSKTKIITITSGKGGVGKSTFTANISYLLSRRGFKIAIIDADIGLANMQVLFDMKPKQTLFDYVEGRSTINEVITETKFDNISLIAGKSGYQYANIKNSLVLTRIVEDIKALNKYDLVLIDTGAGLNNYVQEFLSVSNNVLALTTTDPSALTDVYALMKMLSHDKEKLLLCFNHTKNYQIGETIANSLVNLAKKNRLNSNFMVKYIGNVSTSANISTTSRLRKIFAHEFANDDITKQLQKTIDSLLNNIK